The DNA region CTAACATGCTCACCATGAAACTACTCTACAAGAAACCATAAGTGACTTATTCATACCTGAAATCCGATATATATGCTTCTCTGTCTCTTTCTTTGGTTGCTTTGCACTAATCCATGGATCTAAAACCTCATTTATGGCCGCTGCAAACTCACGGCTCCTGTAGGATTTCATTACCAATTCATGTAGCTTCCCACAGGCGTAACCAATGTAATGCGGATGCATACAGTGGAAGGAACTGGAATTCACATTACTTTCAATTTCATGAAGTGGTACACCCTGAGATTGTGGAAGAGGAAGTCCTAAAGAAAGAATTGATGGAGTTACATTCTCCTGCTTAATCCTAGTAGCAGGTTCAGAGTTCCCTGCAGCAGAGGTAATTGGAACCCAAACTTTATCAAATTTCCTGAAAACACTGATATGTTTTTGAATGGCACATTGATCAACCAAAAGCTGCAGCTCTGAAAATGAGCTAGGCCCTCGTTCATGCCCTGTACCATCAAGGTAGTACCACTCACCCAAATGCAGCTGCAAGTCTTCAACAGTGCAAACTCGGTCTTTTGGTATATTAATGGATGCAATTCTCTTCCAAGAGCACTGTGAATCTAAATCATTAACAGTTTTAGGTTGAAAATCACTTTCTTGGGATGACCTCCGACCATCACAAGCTGAAGAGTGTGGCCAAGAAGACTTTGATGAGTAACTCTCTTTTCCTTGAACGTTTGAGCGAGTCTCAGAAACCAATGAACCACGGTCATTAACCACACATGCATTTATCCTGACAACTGGAAGCATGGTTCCCTTCACTCCCCTTGATGGAGCAGGTTTAGTCTGAGCAGACCTGCTTATGCTACTACCATCATTCCTTTCATCTGTGCAGGAAAATGCCCAAAGAGGAAGGCCAAGCCTTTTGCTTTGAGAAGGATAATACAAATCATCCTTATGAGGCCACCGAGGATCCTCAAACCCAGACTTTGGCATCTGGCACAGTGAGAAACCATTGTTTAGAACAAGTTTCTTTCTGGAAACTTTATCCTGGCCAGCTTCATCATTCCTCTTCCAGTCCCCACCTCTGCATGACCATCGGCCAGAAAACCAATCATCAGAGTCAAAACAGGCAAGCCTATCCTTGTCAGAAACACCTAAATTGAATTCAGTAGCTTCTTTCAACTTGCTGTCGGAATATCTAGAAAAATAATCTgcctttttatcatttttttcttgatcCCCCATACAAGCTCCATGCAAAGTGAAACCTATACATTCACAAAATGAACCTTTGTTATGAGGGTCATGCCTTAATGTAatgatgaaaattcaatttagttttcaGGACTTTTACACTAAATGCTTCAAAAGTAAGCTTATCACCATTGAATTATGAAATTCAAAACACATATGAACATCATGCATAACTCTACTTAAGCTGTTATACAGCCTCATGAAAGAGCACAATTTACCTTCACAATGAATTTTGCAATTTTCAAGCTGTATTAACAGCTAAAGAAGGCCTTGGCCTCAAAGATATCAAGCAAAAAACCAGATAGCCCGAAAGAGAATGAAGCTAAAAGTCTGGTTAGTAAATATGGGAACGGAAAAAAAATGGTACgaaaattatataagtataatatggCGAACGATGAAACAtgcatttatataaaaatagcCACAAAATTTGGGTACGAGAAAAATACGGAATgtgtatatatgagtttaatacaGTACATCGTCGATGAtacgttttaaaaaatatggtaatttcaatcataaaattttagtacttttcacAGATTACAtggttaaaatcaatataataatttaaatgtgaAGTATTAATCAATGAAGATAACATTAATTACTGTGAATTAGGTCAACTAATGCAAGTGATGACAACAATACTTTGTAGTTTAAGGTTCAACCTCTCatagatttaaatcaaaatcaaatggaCCACATATGGGCATGATTTCAAGCTTTTCATCGCTACTTATCATCACTAATTTGACACCACAGATGAGCCTGGTTTTTGCTCGTCTTACTGCCAGCTCACaagttattattaataattattttaaaaccaCTCAATCCATACATGCTCTCTGATGGATCGCTAGGTAtataaagagaagaagagagtttagaaaaaaaaagacctGGGCTAGAATAAGACAGAGAAGTAGGAGTGACGAAAGAGAAAGAGGATTGAACTCCACTAGATGATTCTTTGACTAGAGATTAAAGAAGGCTTGGGCGTACTGCAAAAGCTTAGACAACAATAATCTTGAATCTTCAAATTGAAGGGCATTTGGCTTTTGGAGTGGAGAGCTAATCGTTGAAGAGAGGGAGGTTAGGgttttaaaaggtaaaaattgggtttttttaggtaaaaattgggtttttttgtttcatatacatatgatagtatggtaattaattgaaaatgtaagAGGCACTTCTGCACTTTAGGCTTGagatttcttaaaaaataaaaaaaaaagcaaacgaAAAAAACAGCAGTAAAATATGCATTTATTATGGGAAATGTGTAAAATACGCATTTAATACGttttggatttaaaattttgtaacaaCGTGTTTAAAATGTGCGTTAAACAGGAATGCGAACAATTCGTGTTTTTACTAACTAGGGCTAAAAAAAGCAGAAACAGCTAAAAACTGATTAATTTCAAAGAAAGGCCATAGCAGCCATCAAAGCTATAAATAGCTACTATAGTACATATATTAGGgatgaaaactgaaaatttcaaaacatatttATTGGCACTCCTATGAAACTTAATTAACACTGtacataaaatttgtaatgtGAAGCATTACAGTAATCCTAGATCAAAATGACAAAGAGCAACACATTGGAGTTATTAAACAATATGATTAGAAGTTCCCATCATACAGCTCTTGGAAAAAATTAAGTCAACTTTTGCCACTGGAAATCCCTAAAGCCACAGATACTAAATCCCCAATGCCAAGATGTGCCTAAGATGGCTTGAAAATCCCATTTCACTAGAGAAGAAGATTGTGAAAAAAATCTGGTTTTTtgatatcagaaaaaaaaattcacattaTTAAACTATACCATCCATTCCATAATGTCTATGATCAAAAGATATTTCTACTCCTAATAAAAAACATCATCATGAGAATTAATATTTCAGAGCTCTTCCAAAGATTAAAGAACAGTCAAACATGAATATAACAACAGACATACTGGTGAATATGTACCTCCACAGTTTTGCCATTCCACTGGCTCAAACTCCGTCTGCAAGATTTCTACAAGATAATGGAACTTCAGTAACAGGACAATAAAAGAaacattgaaagaaaaataaataaataaaccattGAGCCATAACCAAATTCACAAGGTTATGGTTAATATCACTAAAAAAGAACAGCAAAGACAAATAACAGATAATGGAATACCTCCAAGTGTCCTGATTTCATTGCCAGGAACAAGAGTAAATCCCTCTAAGAGAGTTTCAATACGCACATCAATGTTTAGATCTTCTATAGATTCAGGTGCAGGTGCACCGTCATCTGGGCCACACACAGAAACCTGGGATTCCTCACCTCTTGGTTGCACAATATCTCCAGTATCTACCAACAGGTTACCAGGAGCTTCTGGGGGGTTGACTAGTTGAGTTACAACTTCAGATGCAATAGATGGGAAACTGGCAGAGACAGGAGGCGAAACTGCATTTTCAACAGTTACCCACCGATCACTATCCAAATGCTTGACAAAGTGATCTGACACAAGAAGTCCTTCCTCCACAAGTGCCTTAAGATCACATAATTTTGAAGGTCCACATTCGAAGCCATAATGATCAAGGTAAAACCACTTCCCTGTGGATGAATCAACCACTGTAGGGGCATGAGGTGGTGTGTCACATATATCCATGTCTTCCTCCATAGAAAGCAGCTCGTCTACAGGAGGTCCATCAACATGTGGAGATTCTCTGCAATTTCCATTAGAACTCTGGGATGGCTCTTCTTTGTGAGACTCACATTTAGCATTCTTCTCATCTGGAACATTAAGATCTTCCACATTGATTTTATCTAGGGATTCTTTTGCAGATGAATGTGAAGAACGTACATGAATATCTTTTTGGCCCAGCTTATCCTCCTGCCCTTTACTATCAAACTGAGAGTTACATTTCTCACTAGCTCCACTCTTGCGATTTGCTTCATGGTGATTATTGGGCCTATTCCAATCAAGTGGGGACTGATCCAGATAATTAGGTGTCTGATCCCTGCAATCAGAAAGCTGAACTCGACCCTGTGGGGACTGATCTGCACTAATAGGACTTCGGATTATATGATCATAGTGGTGGTTTCGATCATATGGGGATTTCTCACTGGCATATGGAGATTTCTCTCTGGCATAAGGAGATTTCTCTCTGGCATACAGGGATCTATCTCGAGCATAAGGGGATCTATCCCGAGTGTAAGGGGATCCATCATGACGACCAGGGCTCCTGTCCCGGTAATAATAGTACCTACCCCTGTCACGAGGTGACCGCTCAGAATGACCTGAGCCACGTCCGTGCCTATCATAAACCACTCTGGAAGATAAAGAAGATTCGTGATACCTGGATGAATACTTGTCAGATGAATAGACCCTCAATGAGGAGGAATTCCGATTAAACCTCTCCACAGAATTGCGTAAATAGTGCTCTGAATGAATGGTGCGGGTGTTATAATCATCTGAGAGCCTTCTACTTTTTGAAGATGCAAAATCTCCATAATCGGCATAATACTTTTGCTCACCACTATTTGAATCAGCACCATGCCGTTTCAACCTATTTCCAGGACAGTACTCTCGTCCATGGTTCTTTCCATTGTTGTACTCACCCCTGTAAAAAACTTCATCATCCACAATCTTGGAATTGATCCTTACATTCCTATCTTGACCAGTCTCCCACCTGGTAGCATTCTTGCTATGCTGACTGCCACTCCTTTCGAACTCTTTCCTTCTATAAGCATCCTCACTTGAGTACTTCCCAGATGGTGGTGTACGTTCCAGCTTTGAATCATATCTACGAGACTTGTAACCATAGTCATCTTTAACCGATTCTCCTTTATGCCATCTGTCGGGAACGAACTCGCCTTTCTCAATATCATCTTTGTTGCCTCTCCACAACCCAAATTCTCCCCTTTCAGTCTCTCCTCTCCGCCATTTTTGAGTTGAAACAATAATCTCTACCTTCTCAGTTTCACTTCGCTTCAACTGTGACTGCGATTGTGATTGTGACTGCAACTGTAACTGTGACTGTGACTGTGATTTCTCTGGTTGCACAAAGTCATCATTCTCCCACTTCAAAGTACCCAACTCACCCTCTTCAACTTCCTCGCTCTTCACCTTAGCTTTATCAACACTATCTCTATCCCCTGAACCAGCACCGCCACCATTTTCAACGACCTCAACATTATTGCTAACACTATTCTTCTGCACCTCTTTTTTCTTCacagaaacaattttttttatcttcactATCTTCTTTTTAACTGTCTTGGAGGTGACCCCGTTTTTTTTGTTGCTACTGTTGTTGGTATCGTTGTTATTGCTGCTGCCGTTGTTGCTATCATTATTATTGCAGCAGCTGCTGCTGCTAGTAGCATTGTTGTTATTAGTCTTCTTGTTGTTATTGCCTACGCAAATGGTTTTGTCTGAAATTGGGAACCTCTCCATAATACTATTATGTTGCTGCTGTTGCTGCAAAGGCAAGCATGCCACACCTCCATCGCCCATGGAAATCCTCCACTTTTTCgcgttttaataaaaaaaagaaaaacacccTAGCTTTTCCCTTTCCCAGGGCTGTTGATGCTCATCACGGcgtaaccaattcaattctcttTGCCTCCAATTCCAACCCCGAGAAGATGACCctgatttcaaaataaaaaatacatgtaaggtttcattaaaaaacaataagtaAAATAGGTCAAAAGTTAAACGTGCTGTGAACTGGAAATCCTATAGCTTGGATTTAAACAAATGCCAAAAAACATTGAATtaagaaataaagagaaagaaataaacaTGAAGAAAATTACCAGGAAAATTGCTGAGCGAAGTCAGCAGATCGGCGACGATATGTTCTCTGCAAAAGCTGTGAATTGTTTTAAAAGAGAAACTTTCTACTCAAGACAAATCACAAGAAAATAAGAGCTCAAGAGAATGaaaatctcttcttttataTGCCTCTTTTCTTCCTATTCTATTTTTTCTGCGCTATATTTTTGCTTGTGCTCTGTCGCTCGCTCGCTCTTCTTCTTGCTCTGAAAGACGAAACCTTCgtgagtttttttgtttttactacCGTCGATTCTTCGCTCCCTATGTTTTTTTCATGTGTTTCTTCGACGGGGAGTAATAAAACCaatgaaaataccaaaaagcCCTTGGACGAATGGGATCGTATGAGCAACCGAGAGGTCCCAGGTACGATTTGGATAGCGGATAGATCCCAGACTATACTTTTAAGACTTTCTATTAACggtgattattaaaatatttatatttaagagGAGACGGATATAATCAAATCCCATGCCTCCTAATACTTATGGaaactttaataatttgtatttaattctcattttcaataatttcactATCAAATTCTCAATGAGAAAtatgaaatcaaacaaaaaattaactgaattaaGATATAAATATCAACATTTGTACACTTATATTCATAAACCGTAAATTAGATTATTATGTAATGTAACAGAacgtaaaataaaatattttatctttttcgtttaaatgataatttctaaggcaaaaataaagaaatttgaattgaaattaattaaatatgagcTCGTATtacaaaactataaaaaaaaatcacaaaattttgaaaatctgcattttttcacaaaaaaaaatatattattatgaccTAAAACGTTTATTAAAAAGCCAcatcatacaaaatataaaagatcaACTATCCCCTAAACTTTGCCACcatgtaaaatatcatttaatatcttttttttcatattataaatatcatttaacttttagacacaaatttgtataataaaatgagaaattttctccctaaaaaattagattttatcaagttggtatatatgatttatgcaatttcatttcaaatctttcattttctaaaaatataaatactccCTCACCCttctaaatcattttttttaccaaatgtaccgatttttattatttttttaaaataataaaaaaatttaacatttaaacaataaacactttactgatttttattatttgactaATTTCTATACactcctaaaaaaaaaaaaaattataaaacaatattatgtaacTAAATTTAAGAGTCAATGatgatgttatattatataattagatattatttatttttaatttaaaattatttaattacataattatatacttaatttaatactctttttaaatacatatggttttattttaagttatttaatGGATACAAAATCTAGTAAGACTTTGTAGGGTCAAACCAGCCTCCTGGCTTTCGCTATTTGGGAGCAAGAACAAGGCCAATTAAAGTAGATATGGTCATGGAAGCGGATTCAATCGTGGGATGGTCAACTGAATGATGGTTTTCCAATTCGTGATGCCCGTTTAACTGGTTAAGTGGGCTTTTTGAGAAACGAGTATAAATTTAAGCGATAATATAGATGGAGGGCGTGTTGTCGTTTGGCCGGCAAATGTGGCTTATTGTGGTAGCAGTGAAACGAGAAATGTTTTGGCGCTCAAGCATTTTCGGAGATCCCGAGGTGATTCTTTCTAATCTAAAGTTTTGATTGGGCCGTAAACAAACACTTGAGTGTTGAGGCCCAAATTGCTGAGAAATTTTTACAATGGGCTTGCTGTTCTAAGCCCAATAGgctttttatcaaacaaagttGTGCATTctacaattctttttttttcactgAGAATCTGTCCGTATCATGTAAGAGAATGcatatttcatttcattcatGTTTGTATGTTACTAAAACAGAGGAAAATTGTCACTTATTATGAAGATTGAGGtctaaattgtcactttttagAATACGTGGATAGATCAATGCTTTTTCCAAACTTGAAGGGAAAGGGGTGAGCATACGTCTGCCCTTAGACTACCAGAGTAAACAACGCAAGGGCAACATGGGAAAAGTGCATTTACTCCGACTATACTAAAAATTTATGCATGAGGAGGTAAAGTCGTGTCTTAGATTTGTGTGCGATTCTCTGTCCATTTTTACGGTGTCGTTTCTCCCCAtctaaaagtttaatctgtCACCTCCGCCTTCAGTGTTGTTTAGTCACCAAAGCTTGacttgagagaaaagaaaggaatgTCGAAGAAGAACATTTTATCAACCATATTCTTGAAGGACTTTCACGGCGGTTCCATTTCCTTTGATCTTCCTTTGCCATCTGAAACTGGACTGTATGTTCACTTTGCTTATACGATTATCTGGCTTTCTCTCTTTGAATGCGATTTACTTTTCCCTGTTGATAatggatttgaaattttttatttttactttttatgatTTAGATGTTTAACTTCCTTTCTTTTAGTTCATATGGTCTGTGTGTGATTGTTGTTTTATGTTATTCGTGGAATTACAAATCATTAAATTCACTTTGTCACAGGATTTCAGTCGTGTAGTATTTCTGATTCAAAAGCTCAGATTATTAGaccttaattttttctttaaaaaaaaaaaagaaaaaccttaaaTAGACTCTAAGCGCCTTATCTGATCGGTTGTTTTGTTCAGTATGGTGAGCTCTGGTACTGAGCGTAACATGTCAAAAAATTGGGGGAACAATCTAGTGAAGTCTGATCGTCCGAGACCCAAATCATCTGGTGCAGCCCGTAATTTTGGGAGAAACCATCTTTTCTCTCCCACTCTGCACCTATCCGTCAAAACTTTGATGAGGATGAACGCAAGCCAATGAATAGTGCGTTGGCTCCAAATTGTACAGTTAGAGATGATAGCCTTCGCAATAAGCCCTCCATTCAACCTGAAAAGCTAGACTATTTGTCATATGCAAGGATATCTGATACATCGGGCTCATCTCTGATTTCAGTTACCAGTTCATCTCCACTGAGAGTGAGAGGAAATAATTTCACAGTAAATCCACCGGCTCCAATTAGCAATTGTGGTCAGGGTATTACTAATTTGAACATCCTGAGTTCTAATAATGGTCTGGAATAATTCTCAACCAAATGTTGGGCTGTAAGAAAGGAGTTTATGTTTGTTAAAGAAACAGTGAAGCCATCTTTACTGAATGGACCAGATGCTTTATCAAAAATTGCCCAAGCCAGTGAACTTGAGAAAGTTTCTTCTGGAATATGGCAGTTTAAGAAACCTATCCAGCTTCTGCCACATTTACTTACTTTGagcaacaataacaaaaatgtgTTTGGTTTTGTGGATGTAATTAGTGAGAGGGCTAAGGATGATACTTCACAGGGAAGTCAAGTTGTGACAGGTCAGATAGTTGAAGGTGGAATTAAGGTGGGTTAAGGGAATTGCACAAATTTTATGTGGAAGAGGTCCGACCTGGAGCTAATGTTGGGGGTTCTTTGTTGTCAGCAGCTCCACCCCTGGAAAAATCAGAAAGGCCTACGTTAAAGTTACTTTCCAGATCTTGAGCTCTGGATGCATTGGCATATAAATATAGAAAGGTAGATTGCTGTTCCTTGGTGGGATTGGGGAttattatgttttgaacttCTACTGTTCTACTGTTGCCAATGGGGCAAGTCAAATGATTGATAGACCCAAAATGAATTTGAAGCCTTGTTCACAGCCTCTTGACCAATCTGATGAAAGATGTGAAAAAGAAAGGTTAGTGAAGTCTGTAACTTGGTCTggattttcttaattattatctGTGCTTCTAGAAACAGGTAGCAACAAGGAGTCAACACTTAGATTTGAAGAAGACAGCTCTGTTCAAATAATAAGTGCTTAAATTAACTGTTGAACTTCCTGTATAACCCAGAGTGATGAAGCAAGCAGGAGTATAGTAGCTGGACTATATTGGAGATTCAGAATATTGTGTTGTTTGAGTCTATGGAACTTAATAGTCTATCAGAGAATATTGCTTGATTTAGGACAGGTTGCTTCCATGCATTCTAATAGGATATTGTTATTTCTATGAAATTTTATGAATGTGCCTTGTAGAGTTTTTAAAGATTCCAAATTGTGGGAGTGCGtcgataattttatttaaattgtctGAGTTCatggatatatttatataattgggACAGTgcattgatatttttattttaaggtgGTTGCTGGAGATTTCGTTTAGGCTTTGCTCTACTGAAATTTGAAGGATTTGTATTTCACTTGAGTAGCATGTATTGGAGGTTACTGTTTTTGCATCTCTTCTTAGCTGAGAAAAATGCCAGTGCTAACACTATCTGCTACTGTTGCTGGAAAACATTATTCAGTGGTTCTCGTCCACGTGAATTGGCATGATTgtttaatgattaatttgttGGTCTTGTTGTGGGTTCATGTGTTATCTTCTTTCTGTCAATTTGGCTATCATGTGCTAATTGATCTTGTTATTAGTAATCTGCAAATTGTATTGTGTGTTTTGGATCAGATTTGGAAGTGACTGATTCCTTTTATGTTCCGCAAAGGCACTTATATCTTATTCAGATGGATAATGTTGAATGGCCTTCCTCAGGTTATCAAAGAACATGGCATAGATGAGACTGCTATTGGTAACTTTGACCTGGGTCCTCTGCTCAAGAGCTGTATTCTTCATTTTGTTTGCATGACACTTTATATGCTTACGTACTTCATGTTGCACTTGAGATCGTTCAATTTCCCATGGGTGACACCCCCAATATCTAATGGTATGGGTTCAGCTCTATGATTTCATAAGAGCAAGCTCCAGATGAGTTTCACCATGAACATGATGAtgcttttatttattgttataatttgttAGTCAAACTCAAGGATCACGTATTCACTTCAATCGAGAAATCTATTGGTTTTCATTTGCATTATTCATTTGTCTGTAGATGCTATGTTATATGAGAGCCTCAGTTCCTACGTGTGGGCTGCTAAATATGAGGTTCAATTTTTGTACATTAACGGTTGACTCTCCAAGGAATGAAGCAACATCAGAGAGGACAAAGAGGAATTTGGATGGGAATGGTTCCCTTTTCTTCATATGCATTATTGTGTGCTTGAGCTAACTTAGTTTGtgtgagtaaattacattttgaaAGCAAGGATTGGCTCAAAAACATTTTTCACGATGACATAACTCATactttttcatctaaaattaaattcagtaagcaaaaataatgacaataattTCTTTCCAATAAAGGAAATCTCACTCTCACTGCtaacaaatcaaaatacaaattcCAGTTCAGTCTGCACCACGCACCTTTTGATCCCAACACTAATATGTTTCTTGGGTCTGCAAAGGGCTACTATCAAACGATAACAAAGGAGGCTAACTCGGCAACAGCTCATCGaggattaaaaaaactaaagatttGACGACCGCCTCAAGatattatagtttatataagaattttatatgATTAGTATGACATATGAGAGATAGtattgaaaaaattaagtatGATTAAGTTGTAGAGTCATTTGTCTTTCGCCATAAATATTTCATCGAAGACAAAGGCATTGAAAGTTTTTGGGTGAAAATCACAATGCTAATTATGATTCCATCCTCTTGTAATTTCACGTGGAACCGTCATTGTCCTGCTCAAATATCTTAGAAGCCAATTAAATGTTAGTTTTGCCAcaacaaaacagaaaaagaaatcaagGGTTTTGAGTCTTGTTCTTTTCATACTTCCTATCTGTTTGGAATGGAGTAGCATGAATTAGGGAGTAATATTTTCAATTACATAACgctataaatatttcatttggcTTAATGTGTTTTGAATTGTTCAGCAATTTACAATTTACCCTCAGAAGCAATGATATGTTTACCACTGAAACTTGAAGTTAACGTAGTTCGAAAATGTGAACTTTTTATGAAGATTTACTTCATTTCCGGTGTTAATAATTAATAGCTCTCCTTGATCTACCATTGAACTGAAGCTTGTGCATTTGATCATTTATCCTGTAAATGCCATTTAGATAAATTAAGCCccactttatccttaatttaaagataataaaataaaatagtagtaTTTGCATACAGTTGAAACAacgattatatattataaaattgtataaaatacagttaaatttgagttgaaacaAACTCGAATtcaaccaaactcaaatttggttcTACTATTAAAGAGTAAAGCCCCAAAGCTCAGGTTTGGTGAGCACTCAAAAGTAAGTTAACAAcaaaagtttagtttgaataattattttaatgtaattaacGTCTATAAATTAAGAAGATTTTTGATAGAATTGGTCTTATTTATTGTTTGAAATTAATGTGAGCAAGATCGGCATGCATCAAGTAAATAAATTTGGTGCTCACAATTTTCTCTCTCAAGTACATGTTCTAGTCCTacaaaaagagttgatgaaAGAAACAATGTTAAAAGCAATCAAAGGGAGTGACATTCAGATGAAATATGCAGATTCGTCCCCGTGGGGAAGAAGGGGTCTAATTTGTCTTTAGTTGTGGCATCATTTGGAACAAGAAACCCAGTTGATATCATATACATATCATGTATGTGGAAGGATGGGAATGAAAGGTAGCCATCAATCACTAAACTCTAGTGAacaaattagatttaattaaaatgaatgattATGGATTTGTCTGATAATGGCATGCCATGAGCTCAAATTCGACAAAAAAAATGGCCGGCTAAGACAGCTTCCTTAACGTACTCATTACCTTCCTTTCATCACTCTCGCTCGCCGTAATCACTTATCTGCAACAGGAGTGAGAGGGTTAGTTGACTAGTAATCAGCCAAAATTGCTTAGAAAAGCTCCAACCCTGCCAATCTAATTAAGACTGGATCTATAGTCAGTCATATAGTTTCAGAAGTGGTAAAAAACAAGCACGAGGTATATTTCGCACGGTTAATTAAATTGTTATCTAGCTAGCTAGCTAACCAGGCATGGGTTTTGTCGACCAAGATCTCTGTCAAATTGAGTCACGCAATGGCTTGCAAAAGTATTTTATCAACCTCGATCATTGTTATTTATATAGCTACTCTTAATAATATGTGTATActgtcattatattattatataacatgCATGCAATACACTAAACTACAGACAAATACGTACATATATA from Mangifera indica cultivar Alphonso chromosome 8, CATAS_Mindica_2.1, whole genome shotgun sequence includes:
- the LOC123222621 gene encoding histone-lysine N-methyltransferase ATXR3-like isoform X2 is translated as MGDGGVACLPLQQQQQHNSIMERFPISDKTICVGNNNKKTNNNNATSSSSCCNNNDSNNGSSNNNDTNNSSNKKNGVTSKTVKKKIVKIKKIVSVKKKEVQKNSVSNNVEVVENGGGAGSGDRDSVDKAKVKSEEVEEGELGTLKWENDDFVQPEKSQSQSQLQLQSQSQSQSQLKRSETEKVEIIVSTQKWRRGETERGEFGLWRGNKDDIEKGEFVPDRWHKGESVKDDYGYKSRRYDSKLERTPPSGKYSSEDAYRRKEFERSGSQHSKNATRWETGQDRNVRINSKIVDDEVFYRGEYNNGKNHGREYCPGNRLKRHGADSNSGEQKYYADYGDFASSKSRRLSDDYNTRTIHSEHYLRNSVERFNRNSSSLRVYSSDKYSSRYHESSLSSRVVYDRHGRGSGHSERSPRDRGRYYYYRDRSPGRHDGSPYTRDRSPYARDRSLYAREKSPYAREKSPYASEKSPYDRNHHYDHIIRSPISADQSPQGRVQLSDCRDQTPNYLDQSPLDWNRPNNHHEANRKSGASEKCNSQFDSKGQEDKLGQKDIHVRSSHSSAKESLDKINVEDLNVPDEKNAKCESHKEEPSQSSNGNCRESPHVDGPPVDELLSMEEDMDICDTPPHAPTVVDSSTGKWFYLDHYGFECGPSKLCDLKALVEEGLLVSDHFVKHLDSDRWVTVENAVSPPVSASFPSIASEVVTQLVNPPEAPGNLLVDTGDIVQPRGEESQVSVCGPDDGAPAPESIEDLNIDVRIETLLEGFTLVPGNEIRTLGEILQTEFEPVEWQNCGGFTLHGACMGDQEKNDKKADYFSRYSDSKLKEATEFNLGVSDKDRLACFDSDDWFSGRWSCRGGDWKRNDEAGQDKVSRKKLVLNNGFSLCQMPKSGFEDPRWPHKDDLYYPSQSKRLGLPLWAFSCTDERNDGSSISRSAQTKPAPSRGVKGTMLPVVRINACVVNDRGSLVSETRSNVQGKESYSSKSSWPHSSACDGRRSSQESDFQPKTVNDLDSQCSWKRIASINIPKDRVCTVEDLQLHLGEWYYLDGTGHERGPSSFSELQLLVDQCAIQKHISVFRKFDKVWVPITSAAGNSEPATRIKQENVTPSILSLGLPLPQSQGVPLHEIESNVNSSSFHCMHPHYIGYACGKLHELVMKSYRSREFAAAINEVLDPWISAKQPKKETEKHIYRISEGDPLAGKRARLCVESEEDDEMEEHMLTIQDESSFEDLCVDASFHREESAGSETESGSWGLLDGHMLARVFHFLRSDMKSLTFASLTCKHWRAAVRFYKDISRQVDLSSVGPNCTDSAAWNILNGYNKEKLNSMVLVGCTNISSGMLEEVLRSLPCLSFIDIRGCSQFGELAHKFPNMNWLKSQSSHCTHSRIRSLKQITDKNSSLSKTKGLGGDMDDFGELKDYFESVDKRDSANQLFRRSLYQRLKVFDARKSSSIVSRDARTRRWAIKKSENRYKRTEEFLALSLKDIMKENTFDFFVPKVAEIEEKMKNGYYNGHSLSSVKDDISQMCRDAIKAKNHGGARDMNHIITLFIQLATHLEQGAKSSSHDREEMMKFWKDESHAGFSSASSEYKKKLSKSERKYVNKSNGSYFANRYFDYGEYASDREIRKRLSKLNRKSLDSGSETSDDLDRSSEDGKGDIESTVSDTDSDLDYRSDGQPGESRGDGYFTADEGLYSVSDDREWGARMTKASVVPPVTRKYEVIDQYVIVADEEDVRRKMRVSLPEDYVEKLNAQKNGSEELDMELPEVKDYKPRKQLGDQVLEQEVYGIDPYTHNLLLDSMPEELDWSLQDKHMFIEDALLRTLNKQVRHFTGTGNTPMMYPLLHVVEEIEKVAEEDCDVRTMKICQGILKAIDRRPDDKYVAYRKGLGVVCNKDGGFGEDDFVVEFLGEVYPVWKWFEKQDGIRSLQKNSTDPAPEFYNIYLERPKGDGDGYDLVVVDAMHKANYASRICHSCRPNCEAKVTAVDGQYQIGIYTVREIQYE